A window of Argopecten irradians isolate NY chromosome 1, Ai_NY, whole genome shotgun sequence contains these coding sequences:
- the LOC138332601 gene encoding uncharacterized protein isoform X3, with product MASNQSHLAESPELLTVMEALSPNQGIAVESVFVNGCTMKEIMKAITIFKTTKGHGDFSGPDLMDIILSIRENVENGSGADDDVDSDDGKDVNDDKENTAPGFSAKTKGKSCYVCCISTRPMSGSMMCDQCKAAFVGKRRRYITM from the exons ATGGCGTCGAACCAGTCGCATTTAGCGGAAAGCCCTGAACTATTGACTGTAATGGAGGCTCTCAGTCCCAACCAAGGTATAGCTGTTGAAAGTGTGTTCGTAAATGGATGCACCATGAAAGAAATAATGAAGGCGATTACCATCTTCAAAACTACCAAAG GTCACGGGGATTTCAGTGGACCAGACCTGATGGATATCATTTTGAGTATAAGAGAGAACGTTG aaAACGGCAGTGGTGCAGACGATGATGTTGACTCTGACGATGGAAAAGATGTCAATGACGATAAAGAAAACACTGCACCGGGATTTTCCGCCAAAACAAAGGGAAAAAGTTGCTATGTTTGCTGCATATCTACAAGGCCTATGTCGGGCAGTATGATGTGTGACCAGTGCAAAGCTGCCTTCGTTGGGAAACGAAGACGATACATCACAATGTAG